The window CATGGCGTGTGCCTCAGTACCTGAGCGCCCGTACGCGGCGCGTCCGCAGCAGGACCCGGTTCAAAGTGTCGATCTCCTCGAGGACGATGCCCGTGCCGCGCACGACACAGGTGAGCGGATCCTCGGCGATCCGCACGGGCATCAGCGTCTCGTGCGCGATCAGCTTGTCCAGGCCGGCGAGCAGCGCGCCTCCACCGCAGACGACGATGCCGCGCTCCATGATGTCGTCGACCAGCTCGGGCGGCGTCGCGTCGAGCGTCGATCTGACCGCCCGAACGATGTCGATCAGCACGCCCGCAAGCGCCTCGCGAATATGCGCCGTCGTCATCTCCACCGTTTTCGGAAGGCCGGTGACCAGGTCGCGACCCCGGACCAGGAACGACCGTTCCTCCAGGATCGGAAAGGCGGAGCCCATCGCGATCTTGATGTCTTCGGCGGTCCGCTCACCGATGAGCAGTCCCGTGGTGCGCCGGACGTACTGGATGATCGCCTCGTCCATCCCGTCACCGCCGACGCGCGCCGATGTCGCGGCGACGACGCCCCCCAGCGAGATCACCGCGACTTCCGTCGTGCCGCCCCCGATGTCCACGATCATCGATCCGCCCGCAGCCTGGATCGGAAGACCGGCGCCGATCGCGGCCGCCATCGGCTCCTCGATGAGGTGGGCCTCGCGCGCGCCAGCCATCGTCGCGGCGTCGGTCACCGCACGCTTTTCCACCTCGGTCACCCCTGACGGGATGCCGAGCACCATGCGGGGATGGCTCACGTGCCAGGCACGGTTGTGGGCGCGCGCGATGAAGTGCCGGATCATCTGCTCGGTGTGATCGAAGTCCGCGATCACGCCATTGCGCACGGGACGCATCGCGACGATGTCGGCGGGCGTGCGACCGAGCATGCGCCGGGCTTCGGTGCCGACGCTGAGCACCTGGCCGGTGCGCTTGCTCACGGCCACGACCGACGGTTCGTTGAGGACGATGCCGCGGCCGCGCACGTGGACGAGGGTGTTGGCGGTCCCGAGGTCGATGCCGACGTCGGCCGACCAGATCCCCAACACGGAAGTCAGCAGGTTCAAGGCGCTTGGAAGGCGTGAGGCAAATGTGGTGGGTCGCGCCGGATCATACACCCCCTTGCGGTGTTTTCCACAGGCGCACCCCACATACGGGGCCCGGTTGTAACTAGCGCGACACCATCGAGGTCACCAGGACGAGCCCCAGAACCACCGCCGCATAAGGTGGCACCGCCCGCATGTAGAGTCTGCGCGCGATCGCCGCGCCGCGCCGGTTCATCAGG of the bacterium genome contains:
- a CDS encoding rod shape-determining protein encodes the protein MLGIWSADVGIDLGTANTLVHVRGRGIVLNEPSVVAVSKRTGQVLSVGTEARRMLGRTPADIVAMRPVRNGVIADFDHTEQMIRHFIARAHNRAWHVSHPRMVLGIPSGVTEVEKRAVTDAATMAGAREAHLIEEPMAAAIGAGLPIQAAGGSMIVDIGGGTTEVAVISLGGVVAATSARVGGDGMDEAIIQYVRRTTGLLIGERTAEDIKIAMGSAFPILEERSFLVRGRDLVTGLPKTVEMTTAHIREALAGVLIDIVRAVRSTLDATPPELVDDIMERGIVVCGGGALLAGLDKLIAHETLMPVRIAEDPLTCVVRGTGIVLEEIDTLNRVLLRTRRVRALRY